One part of the Tenacibaculum sp. 190130A14a genome encodes these proteins:
- the priA gene encoding primosomal protein N', with amino-acid sequence MLPIPLQKTFTYAVTKEEAHFLQKGMRVAVSFGKSKIYTALVFNIHQNAPDLYEAKDIHQILDDVPIVNSQQLQHWQWIASYYMCSLGDVYRAALPSAFMLESETIIYKNEAFVEESILTDDEFLIFEALQHHSQLTIHQVSDILGKKTVLPIINTLIEKCAVYIKEEIYETYKPKLVKYVRLNTVYNSNEGLQDLLEQLSRAKKQRDAVMTFFQLKAAKKPIKAKDLEEQSGVSSSILKALVDKEIFEFYHIQTDRISYQGETNQIKELNEFQQEAFDEIKTSFDTQNVTLLHGVTGSGKTEIYVKLIKEVIAEGRQVLFLLPEIALTTQIITRLQNYFGNFISVFHSKYSMNERVEVWNNVLENKPKAQIILGARSSAFLPFSNLGLIVIDEEHETSYKQFEPSPRYNARDAAVVLGHLHKAKVLLGSATPSLESYYNAEQQKYGFVELKRRFGNIQLPKIELIDIKEKHRKKRMTGHFSDRLLTMMKEALEEKEQIILFQNRRGFSPVVECTTCGVSPQCPNCDVSLTYHKFRGELKCHYCHYQRAMPTSCGACGSSTLDTKGFGTEQIELELKELFPNHNIGRMDLDTTRGKYGYEKIIGAFEAQEIDILVGTQMLSKGLDFENVSLVGILNADSMLNFPDFRAHERAFQLMLQVSGRAGRTKKQGNVAIQTFNPYHQILQQVSTNSYLEMYKEQLQDRWQFHYPPYYRLVKITLKHKDYTRVDTGIHWLAKSLQNVFGEHVLGPSAPAVARIRNQYIKNLIVKIPPKQSLAKTKEQLQKIKNTFEAVQDFRPIRFIIDIDAY; translated from the coding sequence ATACTACCCATTCCTTTACAAAAAACGTTTACCTATGCGGTAACCAAGGAAGAAGCCCATTTCTTACAAAAAGGAATGCGTGTGGCAGTTTCTTTTGGTAAAAGTAAAATTTATACGGCATTGGTGTTTAATATTCACCAAAATGCTCCAGACTTGTATGAGGCGAAAGATATTCATCAAATATTAGATGATGTACCGATTGTAAATTCACAACAATTGCAACATTGGCAATGGATAGCTAGTTACTATATGTGTTCCTTAGGAGACGTATATAGAGCAGCATTGCCTTCTGCTTTTATGTTAGAAAGTGAAACAATCATTTATAAGAATGAAGCTTTTGTTGAGGAATCTATATTGACTGATGATGAATTTTTGATTTTTGAAGCTTTACAACATCATTCTCAATTAACCATTCATCAAGTATCAGATATTTTAGGTAAAAAAACAGTATTACCAATTATCAATACATTGATAGAAAAATGTGCGGTATACATCAAAGAAGAAATTTATGAGACGTACAAACCTAAATTGGTTAAATATGTACGTTTAAATACTGTATACAATTCTAATGAAGGATTACAAGACTTGTTAGAACAACTTTCTAGGGCTAAAAAGCAACGAGATGCTGTAATGACTTTTTTTCAGTTAAAAGCAGCTAAAAAGCCTATTAAAGCAAAAGATTTAGAAGAACAATCGGGCGTTTCTTCCTCTATTTTAAAAGCTTTAGTTGATAAAGAGATTTTTGAATTTTACCATATTCAAACAGATAGAATTAGTTATCAAGGAGAAACCAATCAAATAAAAGAGTTGAATGAATTTCAACAAGAGGCTTTTGATGAAATTAAAACTTCTTTTGATACTCAAAATGTAACTTTATTACATGGAGTTACAGGTTCTGGGAAAACAGAGATTTATGTAAAGTTGATTAAAGAAGTAATTGCTGAAGGAAGACAGGTATTGTTTTTACTTCCTGAAATTGCCTTAACTACTCAGATTATAACGCGCTTGCAGAATTACTTTGGAAATTTTATTTCTGTATTTCATTCTAAGTATTCTATGAATGAACGCGTAGAGGTATGGAATAATGTACTTGAGAATAAACCAAAAGCTCAAATTATATTGGGAGCAAGATCTTCTGCATTCTTACCTTTTTCTAACTTAGGACTAATTGTTATTGATGAAGAGCATGAAACGTCTTATAAACAATTTGAACCTTCACCAAGATACAATGCTCGTGATGCGGCTGTAGTATTAGGACATTTGCATAAAGCAAAAGTATTATTAGGTTCTGCTACACCATCATTAGAGAGTTATTATAACGCAGAGCAACAAAAATACGGTTTTGTAGAACTAAAGCGACGTTTTGGAAATATTCAGTTACCCAAAATAGAATTGATAGATATCAAAGAAAAGCATCGTAAAAAACGAATGACAGGACATTTCTCTGATCGTTTGTTGACTATGATGAAAGAAGCTTTGGAAGAAAAGGAACAGATCATTCTATTTCAAAACAGACGTGGATTTTCTCCAGTAGTAGAATGTACTACTTGTGGAGTTTCTCCCCAATGCCCGAATTGTGATGTAAGTTTAACCTATCATAAGTTTAGAGGAGAACTAAAATGCCATTACTGTCACTACCAACGTGCCATGCCTACCAGTTGTGGTGCTTGTGGAAGTTCTACTTTAGATACCAAAGGTTTTGGAACTGAACAGATAGAATTGGAATTAAAAGAGTTATTTCCAAACCATAATATTGGCCGTATGGACTTGGATACCACTCGAGGGAAGTATGGATATGAAAAGATTATAGGTGCTTTTGAGGCTCAGGAAATAGATATTTTGGTAGGAACACAAATGCTATCAAAAGGATTGGACTTTGAAAATGTTTCTTTAGTAGGGATTCTAAATGCAGATTCCATGCTCAATTTTCCTGATTTTAGGGCACATGAGCGCGCTTTTCAATTAATGTTACAAGTGTCAGGTAGGGCAGGACGCACCAAGAAACAAGGAAATGTAGCCATACAAACTTTTAATCCATACCATCAAATACTACAGCAAGTATCAACCAATAGTTATTTAGAAATGTATAAGGAACAGCTTCAAGATCGTTGGCAGTTTCATTATCCACCATATTATCGTTTGGTAAAAATTACCTTAAAGCATAAAGACTATACACGAGTGGATACAGGGATTCACTGGTTGGCTAAATCTTTGCAAAATGTATTTGGAGAACATGTGTTAGGACCTTCAGCACCAGCAGTAGCACGTATACGAAACCAGTATATTAAAAACTTGATTGTTAAAATTCCTCCAAAACAGTCTTTAGCGAAAACAAAGGAACAACTTCAAAAAATTAAAAACACCTTCGAGGCTGTGCAAGACTTTAGACCAATACGCTTTATTATAGATATAGATGCGTATTAG